One Salmo salar chromosome ssa01, Ssal_v3.1, whole genome shotgun sequence DNA window includes the following coding sequences:
- the egln3 gene encoding prolyl hydroxylase EGLN3, translated as MPLLQHALDTDLERLALDLIVPSLLDQGFFYVDNFLGDQVGHFVLDQVKELHNSGVLQDGQLAGPGRSCGISKRNIRGDKIAWVSGVERGCEAINILLTLIDKLVSHCIGRLGKSIIRERSKAMVACYPGNGTGYVKHVDNPNADGRCVTCIYYLNKNWKAEEHGGILRIFPEGKSYVADVEPLFDRLLFFWSDRRNPHAVLPSYATRYAITVWYFDSEERAEAKRRFRDLTASTQDQDRSTL; from the exons ATGCCTCTTCTGCAACATGCATTGGACACAGACTTGGAGCGGTTAGCCCTGGACCTGATTGTCCCGTCCCTACTTGACCAAGGATTCTTTTACGTGGATAACTTTCTTGGAGACCAGGTTGGACACTTTGTTTTGGACCAAGTGAAAGAGCTGCACAACTCTGGAGTtctacaggacggacagctggcTGGTCCTGGCCGGAGTTGTGGGATTTCCAAAAGGAACATTCGGGGTGACAAGATAGCCTGGGTCAGTGGAGTTGAAAGGGGGTGCGAGGCTATTAACATCCTCCTTACATTAATCGATAAGTTGGTTTCTCATTGCATCGGCCGACTTGGGAAAAGTATTATTCGAGAAAGATCAAAG GCGATGGTGGCGTGCTATCCAGGAAATGGGACCGGATATGTGAAACATGTGGACAATCCCAACGCTGATGGTCGCTGTGTCACCTGTATCTACTACCTGAACAAGAACTGGAAGGCAGAG GAGCATGGAGGAATTCTTAGGATTTTTCCTGAGGGCAAATCCTACGTTGCAGATGTCGAGCCCCTGTTTGACAGACTGTTGTTCTTCTGGTCAGATAGAAGGAATCCACACGCGGTGCTCCCGTCATATGCAACAAG ATATGCTATAACAGTGTGGTATTTTGATTCAGAAGAAAGAGCAGAGGCAAAGAGACGGTTCAGAGACTTAACAG CCTCCACTCAGGACCAGGACAGAAGCACCCTGTAA